A single window of Cucumis sativus cultivar 9930 unplaced genomic scaffold, Cucumber_9930_V3 scaffold114, whole genome shotgun sequence DNA harbors:
- the LOC116401676 gene encoding uncharacterized protein LOC116401676 isoform X1, with the protein MATTQLKNGDDFRYLVVRPEKGGIRDVFRCWVWPDGDGARRFFESSDEGVFDAKVSESRWMVSILIRKIIAILGKPLEWTGNVVEFTLNLLSVNANLLGLLCNIVRGDVVVPRRGTETFISTVGLLDGRMDLLNEEKMLQGTTNFVSEERGLGLEMGNRNLVDLCVMASKLSYENEKVIQNIVLRYWKMHFVGFYNCWNDFQKDNCTQVFILCNKPKDANLILISFRGTEPFDADDWSTDFDYSWYEIPEVGKIHIGFLEALGLGNRKDTNSFNGHLQAKTSISSIASDVSHGSTSPFGHTKSTISKIDQNIEQFDEVTPEVEQLTAYYTVKLQLRRLLMEHKNAKFVVTGHSLGGALAILFPTVLVLHEEMEIMGRLLGVYTFGQPRVGNKQLGQFMEPYLVNPIPRYFRVVYCNDIVPRLPYDNKAFLFKHFGVCLYYDSLFTEHKVDEEPNKNFLGIRYLIPEYLNAFWELLRSLLMGYTHGPEYKEGWFCILARVIGLAFPGISAHSLTNYIDSVSLARRANPFEDSSDCLLGKARAS; encoded by the exons ATGGCTACTACCCAATTAAAAAATGGTGATGATTTCAGATACCTTGTTGTGCGCCCGGAGAAGGGTGGAATCAGGGACGTTTTCCGGTGCTGGGTTTGGCCGGATGGCGACGGTGCACGGAGATTCTTCGAGAGCTCCGATGAGGGTGTTTTTGATGCGAAGGTTTCGGAAAGCAGATGGATGGTATCAATTCTGATTCGAAAAATTATAGCGATTTTGGGGAAACCATTGGAGTGGACTGGCAATGTGGTGGAATTCACTCTCAATCTTCTGTCTGTGAATGCCAATCTTTTAGGATTGCTCTGCAATATCGTACGCG GAGATGTGGTAGTGCCACGGAGGGGCACTGAGACTTTTATCAGCACCGTTGGGCTTTTAGATGGGCGAATGGATCtattaaatgaagaaaaaatgctTCAAGGAACTACTAATTTTGTTTCTGAAGAAAGAGGCTTAGGACTTGAAATGGGCAATCGGAATCTAGTGGACCTTTGCGTCATGGCTTCAAAATTATCTTATGAGAATGAAAAGGTCATTCAAAATATCGTGCTTCGTTATTGGAAG ATGCATTTTGTGGGCTTCTACAATTGCTGGAATG ATTTTCAAAAGGACAACTGTACTCAGGTGTTCATATTGTGCAATAAGCCTAAAGACGCGAATTTGATATTGATTAGCTTCAGAGGCACTGAACCCTTTGATGCAGATGACTGGAGCACTGATTTTGACTACTCTTGGTACGAGATCCCAGAAGTCGGGAAAATTCACATAGGATTCTTAGAGGCTCTTGGTTTGGGCAACAGAAAAGACACCAATAGCTTCAACGGTCACCTTCAGGCAAAAACCAGTATTAGCTCCATTGCTTCAGATGTTTCTCATGGTAGTACAAGTCCATTTGGGCATACCAAATCAACAATCTCAAAGATTGATCAAAACATTGAACAGTTTGATGAAGTTACACCAGAAGTGGAGCAGTTGACTGCATACTACACGGTAAAACTTCAACTCAGGAGATTACTTATGGAGCATAAAAATGCAAAGTTTGTGGTCACTGGTCATAGTTTAGGCGGAGCACTTGCAATATTATTCCCTACAGTTCTGGTGCTGCACGAGGAAATGGAAATAATGGGTAGGCTATTGGGCGTATATACATTTGGGCAGCCCAGGGTTGGGAACAAGCAACTGGGGCAGTTCATGGAGCCCTATTTGGTAAATCCCATTCCAAGGTACTTCAGGGTTGTATACTGCAATGACATTGTACCAAGGTTGCCTTACGACAATAaagcttttttatttaagCATTTTGGAGTCTGTCTATACTACGACAGCCTATTCACTGAACAT AAAGTAGATGAGGAACCGAACAAGAATTTCCTCGGGATTAGATACCTGATACCGGAATATCTCAATGCTTTTTGGGAGCTGCTCAGAAGCTTGCTGATGGGCTACACACATGGACCTGAGTACAAGGAGGGATGGTTTTGCATATTGGCAAGGGTGATAGGACTGGCATTTCCTGGTATTTCTGCTCATAGCCTCACAAATTATATCGATTCTGTGAGCTTGGCAAGAAGAGCCAATCCCTTTGAAGATTCCAGTGATTGTTTACTTGGCAAGGCAAGGGCAAGCTAA
- the LOC116401676 gene encoding uncharacterized protein LOC116401676 isoform X2 has protein sequence MATTQLKNGDDFRYLVVRPEKGGIRDVFRCWVWPDGDGARRFFESSDEGVFDAKVSESRWMVSILIRKIIAILGKPLEWTGNVVEFTLNLLSVNANLLGLLCNIVRGDVVVPRRGTETFISTVGLLDGRMDLLNEEKMLQGTTNFVSEERGLGLEMGNRNLVDLCVMASKLSYENEKVIQNIVLRYWKMHFVGFYNCWNDDWSTDFDYSWYEIPEVGKIHIGFLEALGLGNRKDTNSFNGHLQAKTSISSIASDVSHGSTSPFGHTKSTISKIDQNIEQFDEVTPEVEQLTAYYTVKLQLRRLLMEHKNAKFVVTGHSLGGALAILFPTVLVLHEEMEIMGRLLGVYTFGQPRVGNKQLGQFMEPYLVNPIPRYFRVVYCNDIVPRLPYDNKAFLFKHFGVCLYYDSLFTEHKVDEEPNKNFLGIRYLIPEYLNAFWELLRSLLMGYTHGPEYKEGWFCILARVIGLAFPGISAHSLTNYIDSVSLARRANPFEDSSDCLLGKARAS, from the exons ATGGCTACTACCCAATTAAAAAATGGTGATGATTTCAGATACCTTGTTGTGCGCCCGGAGAAGGGTGGAATCAGGGACGTTTTCCGGTGCTGGGTTTGGCCGGATGGCGACGGTGCACGGAGATTCTTCGAGAGCTCCGATGAGGGTGTTTTTGATGCGAAGGTTTCGGAAAGCAGATGGATGGTATCAATTCTGATTCGAAAAATTATAGCGATTTTGGGGAAACCATTGGAGTGGACTGGCAATGTGGTGGAATTCACTCTCAATCTTCTGTCTGTGAATGCCAATCTTTTAGGATTGCTCTGCAATATCGTACGCG GAGATGTGGTAGTGCCACGGAGGGGCACTGAGACTTTTATCAGCACCGTTGGGCTTTTAGATGGGCGAATGGATCtattaaatgaagaaaaaatgctTCAAGGAACTACTAATTTTGTTTCTGAAGAAAGAGGCTTAGGACTTGAAATGGGCAATCGGAATCTAGTGGACCTTTGCGTCATGGCTTCAAAATTATCTTATGAGAATGAAAAGGTCATTCAAAATATCGTGCTTCGTTATTGGAAG ATGCATTTTGTGGGCTTCTACAATTGCTGGAATG ATGACTGGAGCACTGATTTTGACTACTCTTGGTACGAGATCCCAGAAGTCGGGAAAATTCACATAGGATTCTTAGAGGCTCTTGGTTTGGGCAACAGAAAAGACACCAATAGCTTCAACGGTCACCTTCAGGCAAAAACCAGTATTAGCTCCATTGCTTCAGATGTTTCTCATGGTAGTACAAGTCCATTTGGGCATACCAAATCAACAATCTCAAAGATTGATCAAAACATTGAACAGTTTGATGAAGTTACACCAGAAGTGGAGCAGTTGACTGCATACTACACGGTAAAACTTCAACTCAGGAGATTACTTATGGAGCATAAAAATGCAAAGTTTGTGGTCACTGGTCATAGTTTAGGCGGAGCACTTGCAATATTATTCCCTACAGTTCTGGTGCTGCACGAGGAAATGGAAATAATGGGTAGGCTATTGGGCGTATATACATTTGGGCAGCCCAGGGTTGGGAACAAGCAACTGGGGCAGTTCATGGAGCCCTATTTGGTAAATCCCATTCCAAGGTACTTCAGGGTTGTATACTGCAATGACATTGTACCAAGGTTGCCTTACGACAATAaagcttttttatttaagCATTTTGGAGTCTGTCTATACTACGACAGCCTATTCACTGAACAT AAAGTAGATGAGGAACCGAACAAGAATTTCCTCGGGATTAGATACCTGATACCGGAATATCTCAATGCTTTTTGGGAGCTGCTCAGAAGCTTGCTGATGGGCTACACACATGGACCTGAGTACAAGGAGGGATGGTTTTGCATATTGGCAAGGGTGATAGGACTGGCATTTCCTGGTATTTCTGCTCATAGCCTCACAAATTATATCGATTCTGTGAGCTTGGCAAGAAGAGCCAATCCCTTTGAAGATTCCAGTGATTGTTTACTTGGCAAGGCAAGGGCAAGCTAA
- the LOC116405519 gene encoding LOW QUALITY PROTEIN: mitogen-activated protein kinase kinase 5-like (The sequence of the model RefSeq protein was modified relative to this genomic sequence to represent the inferred CDS: inserted 3 bases in 3 codons) — protein MRPFQPPPATNPPTDRTRRRPHLNLHLPQRDNTSLAVPLPLPPTSSNSAPPPSTSQLHNANRPPDPLPPQRHPFTLSDFERVSRIGSGCGGTVYKVLHRPTGHVYALKVIYGNHEDAVRLQMCREVEILRDVDNPYVVKCHDMFDHNGEIQVLLEYMDXGSLEGTHIPQEHQLSDLARQILSGLAYLHSRRIVHRDIKPSNLLINSRRQVKIADFGVGRILEQTMDPCNSSVGTIAYMSPERINSDLNQGQYNGYAGDIWSFGVSILEFYLGRFPLAVERPXDWASLMCAICMAQPPEXPATASPEFRHFIACCLQREARKRWTAAALLEHAFITRKNGASQYQNKQAHHQNLRQLLPPPPLHPPSLS, from the exons ATGAGACCTTTCCAGCCGCCTCCAGCTACAAATCCTCCCACCGATCGTACTCGTCGCCGTCCCCATCTAAATCTCCATCTTCCTCAACGTGACAACACATCTTTGGCTGTTCCTCTTCCTTTGCCTCCTACCTCCTCCAACTCTGCCCCTCCTCCTTCCACCAGTCAACTCCACAACGCCAATCGCCCCCCTGACCCTCTTCCTCCCCAACGTCACCCTTTCACCCTTTCTGACTTTGAGCGTGTCAGCCGAATCGGAAGTGGATGTGGAGGTACCGTTTACAAAGTCCTTCACCGTCCCACCGGTCATGTTTATGCTCTCAAGGTCATTTACGGAAACCATGAAGATGCGGTTAGGCTTCAGATGTGCCGCGAGGTCGAGATCCTTCGTGACGTTGACAATCCCTATGTTGTTAAGTGCCACGATATGTTTGATCATAACGGTGAAATCCAGGTTCTTCTTGAGTATATGG CGGGTTCTTTGGAAGGAACACACATCCCTCAAGAACATCAACTCTCTGATTTGGCTCGCCAGATTCTTAGCGGTCTTGCTTATCTTCATAGCCGACGTATCGTTCATCGCGATATCAAACCCTCCAATCTTCTCATCAATTCTCGAAGGCAGGTTAAGATCGCTGATTTTGGCGTCGGTCGAATCTTGGAACAGACTATGGACCCTTGTAATTCCTCGGTTGGGACTATTGCGTATATGAGCCCTGAGAGAATCAATTCCGATCTAAATCAGGGTCAGTACAATGGTTATGCAGGGGATATTTGGAGCTTTGGGGTTAGCATATTGGAATTCTATCTGGGTCGCTTTCCTCTTGCTGTTGAGAGGC GGGATTGGGCTAGCTTGATGTGTGCTATATGTATGGCTCAGCCACCGG GCCCGGCCACTGCTTCACCGGAGTTTCGTCACTTTATTGCTTGTTGTTTGCAAAGAGAAGCTCGGAAGAGATGGACTGCAGCTGCATTACTGGAGCATGCGTTCAtaacaaggaaaaatggaGCAAGTCAGTACCAGAACAAGCAAGCTCATCATCAGAATCTTCGTCAACTTTTACCTCCTCCGCCTCTTCATCCTCCCAGCCTTTCTTGA